TTCGCAAGCCCCTTCTGGCGCGCCGCCGTGCTCTGTCTCGACGGCGTGGGCGAGTGGGCGACAACCTCGCTCTGGCTCGGCGATGGCAATCGGCTCACGCCGCAGTGGCAAATCGATTTCCCCCACTCGCTCGGCCTGCTCTACTCGGCCTTCACCTACTACACCGGCTTCCGGGTGAACTCGGGCGAGTACAAGGTGATGGGCCTGGCCCCGTACGGCGAGCCGCGATACGTCGGTGCGATTCTCGAACATCTGATCGACATCAAACCCGACGGCACATTCCGTCTCAACACGGAATATTTCAATTACGTCACCGGCCTTACGATGACCAACGAGCGTTTCGACGCGCTTTTCGGCGGGCCGCCGCGCAAGCCCGAGGCGCCGCTCACGCAGCGCGAGATGGACCTGGCGGCGTCGATTCAGAAAGTCACCGAGGACGTGGTCTCGCGCCTGGCGCTGACCGCGCGGCGCGAACTGGACGCCGACTATCTTTGCCTGGCGGGCGGCGTCGCGCTCAACTGCGTCGCCAACGGCCGCCTGCTGCGCGAAGGGACCTTCCGCGACATCTGGATCCAGCCGGCCGCGGGCGACGCCGGCGGCGCGATCGGCGCGGCGCTGGCCGGATGGCATCTTTACGGCGGCGCGCCGCGCGAAGTCGACGGCGACGATCGGATGCGCGGCACGTTTCTCGGGCCCAGCTTCGGTGAGGCCGAGGTAAAGGACGCGCTCGATCGCGCGGGCGCGCGCTACCGGCGCCTGGGCGAAACCGAGCTGCTCGAAGCGGTCGCCGCGAGCCTCGCCGAGGGCGCTGTGGTCGGATGGTTCCAGGGGCGGATGGAGTTCGGGCCGCGCGCGCTCGGCAATCGCTCGATCCTGGGCGACCCGCGCAACACGAAAATGCAATCGGTGATGAATCTCAAGATAAAGTACCGCGAATCGTTCCGGCCGTTCGCGCCCGCGGTGCTGGTCGAGCGCACGGCGGACTACTTCGAACTCGATCGCCCCAGCCCCTACATGGGACTGGTGGCGAAAGTGCGCGAGGATCTGCGCCTGCCGATGAGCGACGAGCAGCAGCGCCTTTTCGGTATCGATAGGCTCAACGTGCCGCGCTCGAGCATCCCGGCCGTCACCCACGTCGATTACTCGGCGCGGATCCAGAGCGTGGACGCGCGCACCAACCCGCGTTTTCATCGGCTGATCGAGCGCTTCGCCGCGCTGAGCGGATGCGCCGTGCTGGTCAACACTTCCTTCAACGTGCGCGGCGAGCCGATCGTCTGCACGCCCGAAGATGCCTACCGCTGTTTCATGCGTACCGAGATGGACCTGCTCGTGGTCGGCGATTTCATCCTCACTAAGAGCGACCAGCCCGAGCGTCCGCGCGACGATAGCTGGAAGCGCGAGTTCGAGCTCGACTGACGGCCCGACGGCGATGGAGTCGAGAGCAGGGGAGCAGCGGCCTCCGAAGGCGGAGCTGCGGAATTTCGGCCTGGTGCTGGGCGCGCTGTTCGCGGTGCTGTTCGGCGCGCTGCCGCTTTGGCGGCATCACAGGCTGGTCCAATGGCCGTGGATCGCGGCCGCGGTGCTGTGGCTGGCGGCGCTCTTGTGGCCGCGGAGCCTCGCTTCGCTCCATCGATGGTGGACGCGCCTTGGGCATGCGCTCGGATGGTTCAACACGCGCGCGATCCTGACCCTGATTTTCTTCGTTCTGATCACGCCCTTCAGCTTCGTGATGTGGGTCATCGGGCGCGATCGGATGAAGCGCGGCTTCGATCCCAAGTGCCAAAGCTACCGCGTGCCGAGCCATCCGCGTCCGCCGCAAGGGATGGAGAAACCGTTCTGAGCTCGCCGCCGCCTCGCGGTCGCGCTCCGCAACGGCGTTGGCGCAATAGTCGGTTCATAGGCTCGCTACTGCTGTGAAGACGCCTTGCCGGGAGATTGCGGATTCTGCACGGGCAACTGTTAGAATGCGAGCCATCCTTGCGTGCTGTGGACCGGCCCGCGGCTCCGCCGTTTACCGGAGTTAGACCGACGATGCTCGATCTGTTGAAGGACCTGTGGGGTTTTGCGAGTGAACGCAAGAAGTTCTGGCTGGTGCCGCTCATCGGCACGCTGCTGGTCCTGAGCGTGCTTATCGCGATCGCTGAATTCTCTACCGTAGCTCCGTTTATCTATACGCTGTTTTAGGCCGGTGAGCAGCACAAAACGCGTTGCCGCCAACCTGGTGCTCGCGCTGGCCGGCGTGGCGTTTGCTTTCATCGTGGCCGAAATCGCGGTGCGCGTGACCGGGCTCGCCAAGGTCAGCCTCTACACCTGGGACGCCTATCGCGGATGGGGCCTCAAACCAGGCGCCGCCGGATGGCAGCGCGAAGAAGGCGCGGGCTTCGTCAGCGTCAACAGCGCGGGCTTTCGCGGTCCGGAATGGACGATCGCCAAGCCTCCCGGCACACTGCGCATCGCGGTCATCGGCGACTCTTTCACCGAAGCGCCGCACGTCGCCTACGACGAGACGTTCTGCGCGGTGGCCGAGCGTGCGCTTGGCGGATGCAAGGGGCTCGGCGGGAGAAAGGTCCAGGTGATGGACTTCGGGATCGACGCCTATGGTACTGCGCAGGAGCTGATCACGCTGCGCCGCGACGTCTGGCAGTACTCGCCGGACGCCGTGGTGCTCGCTTTTTTCTCCGGCAACGACGTGCGCAACAACTCGACCGTGCTGGAGACCGACAAGTGCCGCCCGTTCTACGTTTTCCAGGACCATAAACTCGTGCTGGCCGGACCGTTCGAGCGATCGCGATGGTTCTATCTGTCGTGCATGATGCGGTTCGAGTCGCGCCACTCGCAGGTCCTCAACCTTATCGGCGACGCCAAGAGCGATATCCGATCGAAAATGAAAGCGCGGAAAGCCGCGCGCGAGGCTGCCGCCGCATCAGCGTCCGTCTCTGCCGTGTCGGCGATCAGCGCGACCCAGCCCGCGGGGAGTGCGCCCGCGCGGGCGGAGCAACCCAACGGTCGCGCTGCCCGCGCAACCGCGGCGCTCCAGCCCGCGCCGCTCGGTCACGAGGCCGGGCTCGACGACGATATCTACAGACCGCCTTCGACACCGGTGATGCAGGACGCGTGGCGGGTTACCGACGGGATCATCACGATGATCGCGCGCGAGACCGCGGCGCATCATGTGCCGCTTCTGGTCGTTACGATCGCCACTCCGCCGCAAATCTATCCGTCGCCGCTCGTGCGAAGCTACTACGCGATGACCTACCACTCATCCGACCTTTTCTATCCTGACGAACGAATCACGGCGCTCGG
The window above is part of the Candidatus Binataceae bacterium genome. Proteins encoded here:
- a CDS encoding SxtJ family membrane protein is translated as MESRAGEQRPPKAELRNFGLVLGALFAVLFGALPLWRHHRLVQWPWIAAAVLWLAALLWPRSLASLHRWWTRLGHALGWFNTRAILTLIFFVLITPFSFVMWVIGRDRMKRGFDPKCQSYRVPSHPRPPQGMEKPF
- a CDS encoding SGNH/GDSL hydrolase family protein, which codes for MSSTKRVAANLVLALAGVAFAFIVAEIAVRVTGLAKVSLYTWDAYRGWGLKPGAAGWQREEGAGFVSVNSAGFRGPEWTIAKPPGTLRIAVIGDSFTEAPHVAYDETFCAVAERALGGCKGLGGRKVQVMDFGIDAYGTAQELITLRRDVWQYSPDAVVLAFFSGNDVRNNSTVLETDKCRPFYVFQDHKLVLAGPFERSRWFYLSCMMRFESRHSQVLNLIGDAKSDIRSKMKARKAAREAAAASASVSAVSAISATQPAGSAPARAEQPNGRAARATAALQPAPLGHEAGLDDDIYRPPSTPVMQDAWRVTDGIITMIARETAAHHVPLLVVTIATPPQIYPSPLVRSYYAMTYHSSDLFYPDERITALGAREGFEVLNLAPPMQAYADAHQAFLAGFKTTKLGVGHWNADGHRVAGELIAQKICAMLSGGHASRTRALSAPAAMLRRTCGGVPRPLWFLTGGGWTPVTRGNTTHDRLKGGRIEKDGR
- a CDS encoding DUF5989 family protein, giving the protein MLDLLKDLWGFASERKKFWLVPLIGTLLVLSVLIAIAEFSTVAPFIYTLF
- a CDS encoding carbamoyltransferase; the protein is MAKRILGISAYYHDSAAALVCDGEIVAAAQEERFTRKKHDASFPHRAAAWCLGSAGLRLEDLDSIVFYDKPWVKFERMMETYLGYAPRGLGSFLTAMPVWLKEKLNLRSALKRELASLDGGRLDTLAPLLFTEHHQAHAASAFFASPFWRAAVLCLDGVGEWATTSLWLGDGNRLTPQWQIDFPHSLGLLYSAFTYYTGFRVNSGEYKVMGLAPYGEPRYVGAILEHLIDIKPDGTFRLNTEYFNYVTGLTMTNERFDALFGGPPRKPEAPLTQREMDLAASIQKVTEDVVSRLALTARRELDADYLCLAGGVALNCVANGRLLREGTFRDIWIQPAAGDAGGAIGAALAGWHLYGGAPREVDGDDRMRGTFLGPSFGEAEVKDALDRAGARYRRLGETELLEAVAASLAEGAVVGWFQGRMEFGPRALGNRSILGDPRNTKMQSVMNLKIKYRESFRPFAPAVLVERTADYFELDRPSPYMGLVAKVREDLRLPMSDEQQRLFGIDRLNVPRSSIPAVTHVDYSARIQSVDARTNPRFHRLIERFAALSGCAVLVNTSFNVRGEPIVCTPEDAYRCFMRTEMDLLVVGDFILTKSDQPERPRDDSWKREFELD